AATATTGCTGCTCCGCCTGCTTATGCAATGGTCGGGATGGCCGCTGTTTTAGCAGGTAGCGTCCGAGCCCCACTCACAGCGATTTTGCTGCTGTTTGAACTGACGCGAGACTACCGAATTGTCTTGCCGTTGATGGCTGCTGTTGGCTTGAGTGTCTGGGTCATTGAGTCGCTCAAACCGATTTCGACTCAGGGCTTGGACTTGAAGCAAATGGGTGTCAACGTAGAACCCGATCAAAGTCAGGAAGCGCTAAAGCACTTAACCGTGGAAGATGCAATGCAACCCTCCCCGTTAATTTTGCCTGACTCTCTATCGGTTCTAGAAGCTAGTCACATCTTGCTGAACCAACATCTACATAGTGCTTTGCTAGTAGATACGGCAGGAGAACTGATGGGGATTGTGACGCTGCAAGACATCAATCGAGCACTAGCCGCTTTACGAGTGCCTGAAAACCTGCCGCCAAGCGCTTTACCAGTTCAATCGCTAGAAACTCAGCCCGTCAGTGAAATTTGTACGAGTGAGCTGTTATATGCCTACAAAGATGAATTAGTCACAGAAGCGATCGATCGCATGGCCGCGAGAGGTTTACGTCAATTGCCAGTGGTCGATCGAGAGCAACCTCATCAAATTCTAGGGCTGTTAGAACAGGAGAAAATTGCCCTCGCTTGCAGCTTAGCTACGACTCGCAAAGCTCTGCATCAACATCTAAAGACTGCTTTAGATCAAGACACTGAAAAGCTGGCTCTACCCACAGTAAAGCAGCCCGCTTAAATGGCAAAGCGAGCTGCTCAAAAATTAATTTCATCTCAGATTGATGGCTTAACTTGATGAATTGCCCTGGAGGTAATTCATTTGCTCCTGCTACTTTTTGCTTTTGGTCGTCCAAACACTAGTAAACATCATCAACATGCCCCCCACGAGGATAGCGATCGCTAGTGTGGCGGCAGATAAATTCATCCAATCAATATTTTCCATGGGAGGAATTTACACAGGAATTACTACTAGAAGCTTAATGTAAAAGTCAAGCAAGAGTGCCTTGATTAATTACTCTTGCGGGAACTCTAATCAGAGATTCTATCGACTCCAGCGATCCTAACCTCATTAGCAACAGAATTGCTTCTCAAGCTTCAGAATTGAGGAATCAAGAAACTTAAGAGGCCGCTTCTTGCTCTTGGATGTCAAGCTGACGCAGATGAATGTGTTTGCGGCCCAGAGAAATTTCAAATTCATCCCCTGGGTGGAGATCCATTTGCTTAGTGTAAGCAGAGCCAATCAGTAAATTTCCATTAGACTGAACGCTGATGCGGTAGCTAGCGCTGCGTCCACCCCGACCGTTCCCATTTTGCTTGCCGTCTAACTCAATTCCCTCTGCATCAATGAGGGCATTCAGAAATTTCATCATGTTGACACGCTCTACACCACTTTTTGTTTGGGTGTAGTAGCCACATGCTTTCGCTTTATCTTCTTTGCTAAGAGTCTCTAGCTCTTTTACTTTTTTGAGTAGAGCTTCACCTGTCAGAGGTTCAATTTTTTTCTTTTTAGTCATCAACTTGAATCTAAAAGAATTACCAAGAGGAGCAGATTACTTCTTGCTGCTGATGCCAAGACATAAAAATCTAAGCTGCGTATCAGCATGTAAAACTATACTACACTGCTAGAGCGAGGTTGTTTACACTATCTATTGATTTTAAGAAGTAATTTTTTTGATTGAGTACTTGTATTTCATATTTACGAAGTAAGGCTGATGTCTAAATTTAGTAGATAAGTCTTACAAGTGCAGATTAGATTGGTAAAAGGTACCATTTTACAGTTGATTCGGTCGGTCGTAACTGCAACTATTTAATACCTGCAATCAGATTGGTATACGAATTGATAATGCAGTGCCTAGTGAATAATTTAGGAATAGTCTAGGCTACCTCAGCCAAAAACTTAAAATTATTAAAGCAGAGCTTGCTTCGGTAGAGTTAACGTAAATTACTGCATCTTACTATTAAGAGTGACCTTTGAATTGAAGACCCGTTATCTCTTTTGATCAGGTTTTTGGAACCATGAAGCTAACAACCCGTGGTCATTACAGCGTCAAAGCTCTGTTAGATTTAAGCTTGCAACCGGGTTACGGTCCTACCTCCGTCAATGCGATCGCCCGTCGCCAAGATTTGCCTGCCCCTTATCTAGAAAAGCTATTGATTGAGATGCGTCGAGCGGGGTTGGTGAACTCACTCCGGGGGGCTCAAGGAGGCTACCAGCTAGCGCGATCGCCTGCCCAAATCTCTCTAGGGCAAATCTTGGAAGCGGTCGGTGAAACGGTTGAACCCTTGCCACGCTACGCCCCAGATGCAGAGCAAGCCGAAGATTGGGTGACATTTACCCTCTGGAATCGCTTACATCAAAAGTTGAGAGAGGCGCTATACAGTATTTCCTTAGAAGACCTTTACTATGATGCCCGAAGCTGGCAAGCATCTCAAGGAGAATCGACAAGTTTTGTCGTTTAGCTTGGTTTGAAAAAAAGAAGGAGCCAACCACTTTTCAGTTAGGTGTTGACTCCCATATCAGCTCTGTCAGCAAGCTAGGTAAAATTTAATACTAGCTACGCTTAGAAGCTGCACAAGTTTGATAGGGCTGCATCAGCAAGGTCTTTACTAAACTGGACTAAACTGGCTGCCTAAACTGGTTGTGATGGTTGTGAATTTGGCGGCTAACTTCTTCATAAGCTGCTCCGTTTACTGGCTCATTCACCTGCCTCTTGGCTGCACCGTTGATCTGCCTATTCACAGATTCATCGATTGGGTTTTCCTCTGACTCTTCCCCTGGATTGTTGTAAGAGCACTTAACTGTAATTTTCATGCTGCTTTGGGCTTTGCCATTGGCGATGTAGGGCACGCCTGCGTCTGCACTAAAATTAATGCCAAATTCTAGGGTGACTTCGTCAATGTTGCCAGCCCCAAAGTTTTTGAAGGCGTTTAGCGTATAAGCGGTGTAGCTGCGGAGGGTATTCTGCACCATCTGCATTGAGCTATGGGAACTCATAGATTTAGCGGCAGCACCAGGCCATCCCTTTTGTACCCTCTTCTGTTCACCTTCTTCGCTGTTTTCGGTGTATGAAGTGTCAGAAATCGGAGAATTCTCAACGTTTTCCTGAGCTTCGATGTAGATGATTGTGCCGTCGTCAGACTGAATAGGAACGAGTTGATGGGAGGACATAGTAATTAAACTTCCTGCGAGAGTAGATGCATCTGTTGATTGTGCCTAAAAAAGCCAGGTACACTCCGATGGGCTACACCCCTTCTCGACCTTATTGGCATGACTTCAGGAGTATCTTTTTTTAGCTCTTTCTTCGCAGCTTTAGAATCATTCACCGCACCATCTACGATCGCCCTTTTAGTGTTAGCGATCGCGGCTTTGATTGATTACATCATCGGAGATCCTTGGGGCTGGCCTCATCCAGTGCGAGTCATGGGCTGGGCGATCGCTTGTTACCAAAAAATAGTATTTCGTTACCTCAAGTCACCCCTGGGGGAGCGAGTAGCAGGAGTGATTTTGGGGCTTGGTCTAGTTGCTGGTAGCGGCTGGGTTGGTTGGGCGATCGCGGCAGGTACCACTTGGATTCATGCAGGGCTAGGAGTCGCCGTTCAAAGCATTCTGTTGGCCTCTTGTTTTGCGGGGCGGAGTTTGAGATCTGCGGCTGAAGATGTGATGCAGCCTTTATCCAACGGAGATTTGGTTCAGGCACGCACTCAACTGAGCTTTTATGTAGGACGAGACACGGAAAATTTATCAGAACTGGAAGTGTTACGAGCTGTACTAGAAACCGTCACAGAGAATGCCACAGATGGGGTGATGGCTCCCCTGTTTTACGCCTTACTGGGTGCCGCTTTACCTGGAGTCGGAGTAGTGCCCTTAGCGATCGCCTATAAAGCTGCCAGCACCTTAGACTCAATGGTGGGCTACAGAGAAGCACCCTACACTCACTTGGGTTGGTTTAGTGCCCAGATGGAAGATCGCTTGACTTGGCTCCCCTGCCGCCTAGTCGTGCTGACTCTGGCCTTGCTCTCCAGAAAACCAGGATATGTGTGGCGGATCTGCCGAAGAGACGCGATCGCCGATGCTAGCCCTAATTCTGGCTGGAGTGAGTGTGCCTATGCGGCAGTTTTGGGTGTGCAAGTGGGAGGCATCAATTGGTATCGCGGGGTTGCCAAACCCAAACCCTTGCTAGGAGAGCCAATCCACGCCACTACACCCGAACGAATTTACCAAGCCTTGCAACTGACCCGCATCAGCTTTTTGCTTTGGTTAGGATTGGGAATTTTTAGTTTAAGTCTGTGGTCTGGAATAGTTTTCTCTAGAGGCCAGTTGCCCTAAACTTTGCCTAAGCCGCTTAGCGTGTTTCTGGCGAATACAGCTCCTAGTAGAAACTTTATGGCCTCTGAAATCATAGAAATTCTCTCAGCCGAGGAATTGCGTCGGACTTTGACCCGACTGGCCTCTCAAATTGTCGAAAAAGCGAGTGATTTGCCTCAGCTGGTTTTACTAGGGATTCGCACCAGAGGTGTGCCCTTGGCTCACGCCTTAGCGCGACAAATCGAGGTTCTAGAGCAGGTAAAAGTGCCAGTAGGAGCTTTGGATATCACGTTTTATCGAGATGATTTAGATGAAATTGGGGTGCGTACCCCCGATAAAACTGATATTCCCTTTGATCTAGCTGGGAAAACAGTGGTTTTAGTAGATGACGTGATCTATAAGGGGCGCACGATTCGAGCGGCTCTGAATGCAGTGAATGATTATGGTAGACCTCCAGAAATTTGGCTAGCCGTTTTAGTCGATCGCGGCCATCGAGAGTTGCCGATTCACCCAGATTTCACTGGGAAAAAACTACCCACCGCGAAAGAAGAGAAAGTGAAAGTCTACCTGCAAGACTTGGATGGTCGAGATGGGGTAGAGCTGGTTCCTCGCAAGCCTGATAGTTGGGGTGGCTAATTCCCTGGATGGCTTGATTGCTGAACTCAATTGCTGAATAGCGGGATGTTGAATAGAGGGAAGTGTCTGGAGTGCTGCCATCCACGGTATTCTGATCAAGACTTCCCTTTTGCTTGCCCCATTGGTCCCTTGTGAACTGTGAACGCGCCCCTCACGTCCCCCACCGAAACCCAATCCCGCAAAGCAGATCACATCCGTATCTGTTTGGATGAAAATGTGCAATGCCATCAGGCAACAAATGGACTAGAGCGCTATCGCTTTACCCATTGCTGTTTGCCAGAGATTGACCGCAGCGAGATTAACCTCACGACTCAATTTCTGGGTAAACCACTGGCGGCTCCCTTGCTGATTTCCTCCATGACAGGCGGCACAGAGCTAGCCAAAACGATTAATTATCGCTTAGCCACCGTCGCGCAGCACTACAAAATCGCGATGGGGGTTGGTTCCCAGCGGGTTGCGGTGGAGAACCCAGAAGTTGCGCCGACTTTTAATGTGCGATCGCTCGCCCCCGATATTTTGCTATTCGCGAACCTGGGCGCGGTGCAACTGAACTACAGCTACGGTCTCGACCAATGTTTGCGGGTGATTGATTGGCTAGAAGCCGATGCTCTGATTCTGCACCTGAATCCGCTGCAAGAGTGTGTGCAGACCAAAGGCGACACTAACTTCCGAGGCTTACTTGCTAAAATTGCCACGCTTTGCCAGAAATTGCCCGTCCCCGTGATCGCCAAAGAAGTGGGCAATGGCATCTCGGCCACAATGGCGCAAAAGCTGATTGAGGCTGGAGTGCAAGCCATCGATGTGGCAGGTGCAGGCGGGACTTCCTGGGCCAAAGTGGAGAGTGAACGGGCTACAGATGCCAAACAACGACGTTTAGGGGCGACTTTTGCCGAGTGGGGTTTGCCCACCGCAGAATGCATCACCACCATCCGGGCGATCGCCCCTACCATTCCTCTGATCGCTTCCGGTGGTTTGCGCGATGGCTTAGAAGTGGCTAAAGCGATCGCCTTAGGTGCAGATTTGGCAGGTTTGGCCCAACCTTTTTTGCAGGCGGCTTGTGAGTCAGAAACAGCTTTGGCGGAACTGGCCGAGGTGCTGATTGCCGAGATCGAAACGGTGCTTTTCTGTACAGGCAACCCCACTATCGAAGCGCTCAGGCGATCGCAAGCTTTGGAATTAAAGGCGTAACTCACCTTTCAACCTGAGTTTGGGCATGCTGAAAGAGCGGCGGCTTCCTGAGAGAGCAATTAGCATAGAGGAATGTTTTA
This region of Trichocoleus desertorum NBK24 genomic DNA includes:
- the cbiB gene encoding adenosylcobinamide-phosphate synthase CbiB; amino-acid sequence: MTSGVSFFSSFFAALESFTAPSTIALLVLAIAALIDYIIGDPWGWPHPVRVMGWAIACYQKIVFRYLKSPLGERVAGVILGLGLVAGSGWVGWAIAAGTTWIHAGLGVAVQSILLASCFAGRSLRSAAEDVMQPLSNGDLVQARTQLSFYVGRDTENLSELEVLRAVLETVTENATDGVMAPLFYALLGAALPGVGVVPLAIAYKAASTLDSMVGYREAPYTHLGWFSAQMEDRLTWLPCRLVVLTLALLSRKPGYVWRICRRDAIADASPNSGWSECAYAAVLGVQVGGINWYRGVAKPKPLLGEPIHATTPERIYQALQLTRISFLLWLGLGIFSLSLWSGIVFSRGQLP
- a CDS encoding RrF2 family transcriptional regulator; protein product: MKLTTRGHYSVKALLDLSLQPGYGPTSVNAIARRQDLPAPYLEKLLIEMRRAGLVNSLRGAQGGYQLARSPAQISLGQILEAVGETVEPLPRYAPDAEQAEDWVTFTLWNRLHQKLREALYSISLEDLYYDARSWQASQGESTSFVV
- a CDS encoding AbrB family transcriptional regulator; amino-acid sequence: MTKKKKIEPLTGEALLKKVKELETLSKEDKAKACGYYTQTKSGVERVNMMKFLNALIDAEGIELDGKQNGNGRGGRSASYRISVQSNGNLLIGSAYTKQMDLHPGDEFEISLGRKHIHLRQLDIQEQEAAS
- a CDS encoding CU044_2847 family protein translates to MSSHQLVPIQSDDGTIIYIEAQENVENSPISDTSYTENSEEGEQKRVQKGWPGAAAKSMSSHSSMQMVQNTLRSYTAYTLNAFKNFGAGNIDEVTLEFGINFSADAGVPYIANGKAQSSMKITVKCSYNNPGEESEENPIDESVNRQINGAAKRQVNEPVNGAAYEEVSRQIHNHHNQFRQPV
- the fni gene encoding type 2 isopentenyl-diphosphate Delta-isomerase yields the protein MNAPLTSPTETQSRKADHIRICLDENVQCHQATNGLERYRFTHCCLPEIDRSEINLTTQFLGKPLAAPLLISSMTGGTELAKTINYRLATVAQHYKIAMGVGSQRVAVENPEVAPTFNVRSLAPDILLFANLGAVQLNYSYGLDQCLRVIDWLEADALILHLNPLQECVQTKGDTNFRGLLAKIATLCQKLPVPVIAKEVGNGISATMAQKLIEAGVQAIDVAGAGGTSWAKVESERATDAKQRRLGATFAEWGLPTAECITTIRAIAPTIPLIASGGLRDGLEVAKAIALGADLAGLAQPFLQAACESETALAELAEVLIAEIETVLFCTGNPTIEALRRSQALELKA
- the pyrR gene encoding bifunctional pyr operon transcriptional regulator/uracil phosphoribosyltransferase PyrR; the encoded protein is MASEIIEILSAEELRRTLTRLASQIVEKASDLPQLVLLGIRTRGVPLAHALARQIEVLEQVKVPVGALDITFYRDDLDEIGVRTPDKTDIPFDLAGKTVVLVDDVIYKGRTIRAALNAVNDYGRPPEIWLAVLVDRGHRELPIHPDFTGKKLPTAKEEKVKVYLQDLDGRDGVELVPRKPDSWGG